Proteins from a genomic interval of Paenibacillus sp. RC334:
- a CDS encoding pyrimidine/purine nucleoside phosphorylase, translating to MTQFDGVSVVKKANVYYGGQVTSRTVILGDGSKVTLGIMLPGTYEFGTDSREIMEILAGDLKVLLPGTEEWLEIQGTATFHVPAQSSFKLEVRSVTDYCCSYPE from the coding sequence ATGACACAGTTTGATGGAGTCAGCGTAGTTAAAAAAGCAAATGTATATTACGGCGGTCAGGTCACAAGCCGTACAGTTATTTTGGGTGATGGCAGTAAGGTTACATTGGGTATTATGCTGCCTGGAACGTATGAATTCGGAACGGATTCTCGTGAGATTATGGAGATTTTGGCAGGGGATTTGAAGGTGTTGCTTCCAGGTACTGAGGAATGGCTGGAAATACAGGGAACGGCAACGTTCCACGTGCCTGCACAATCTTCATTCAAGCTGGAAGTACGAAGCGTAACAGATTACTGCTGTTCTTACCCGGAATAA